In Rhodanobacter denitrificans, a single window of DNA contains:
- the deoD gene encoding purine-nucleoside phosphorylase: MSTPHLDARPGDIADTVLLPGDPLRARHIAREFLDGVVEVNTRRNMLGYSGRYRGMRVSVIGSGMGIPSCAIYATELARVFGVRRIVRVGTCGGVGDVALGDLLLAQAASTDSNFNRLQFGGHELAACADFGLMRAAVDTAAAQRVELRVAGVFSTDCFHGGDPQLLARLLAHRIRGVEMESAGLYGVAMREGFQALSVLTVSDHLQHDAHMPPTQREQGLARMTALVLDSLLPAGS; encoded by the coding sequence ATGAGCACGCCCCACCTCGACGCCAGGCCCGGCGACATCGCCGACACCGTATTGCTGCCGGGCGACCCGCTGCGCGCAAGGCACATCGCGCGCGAGTTCCTCGATGGCGTGGTCGAGGTCAACACCCGCCGCAACATGCTCGGTTACAGCGGCCGTTACCGCGGCATGCGGGTGTCGGTGATCGGCAGCGGCATGGGCATTCCGTCCTGCGCGATCTACGCCACCGAACTGGCGCGGGTCTTCGGCGTGCGCCGGATCGTGCGCGTGGGCACTTGCGGCGGCGTCGGCGACGTCGCGCTCGGCGACCTGCTGCTGGCGCAGGCGGCATCGACCGACTCGAACTTCAACCGACTGCAGTTCGGTGGCCACGAGCTGGCCGCGTGCGCCGATTTCGGCCTGATGCGTGCGGCCGTCGACACCGCCGCCGCGCAGCGCGTGGAGCTGCGCGTGGCCGGCGTGTTCAGCACCGACTGCTTCCACGGCGGCGACCCGCAGCTGCTCGCGCGGCTGCTGGCGCACCGCATCCGCGGAGTCGAGATGGAATCGGCCGGGCTCTACGGCGTGGCCATGCGCGAAGGTTTCCAGGCGCTGTCCGTGCTGACCGTCAGCGACCACCTGCAGCACGACGCGCACATGCCGCCGACGCAGCGCGAGCAGGGCCTGGCGCGGATGACCGCGCTGGTGCTGGACAGCCTGCTGCCGGCAGGGAGTTGA
- the moaCB gene encoding bifunctional molybdenum cofactor biosynthesis protein MoaC/MoaB produces MTLPATEHVAAFHMADIRDKRPTRRRAVAVGELQAGPVAWPLIVERRLPKGDALVMAEVAGLQGAKQASALMPLCHPLPLELVRVHCEPVAERLAIRVYCEVATEARTGVEMEALAGVNAALLTLYDLSKPVEPALAIGGIRLLFKEGGKSGLWRHPEGMSEAEQAHYRPRDIARLQGVPCAVVTLSDRAHEGSYEDRSGPLLVEGLRQLGAQVDHVEVLPDGVQPLAAHLRALAEAQVRLCLCTGGTGLGPRDLTPEALAQVADRRVDGLAEMLRSESARHTPLAWLSRAEAVQVGRMLVLAMPGSPRAAGQGLAIVGPLLAHALAMMNGEGHP; encoded by the coding sequence ATGACCTTGCCCGCCACCGAACACGTCGCCGCCTTCCACATGGCGGACATCCGCGACAAGCGCCCGACCCGCCGCCGCGCCGTGGCGGTGGGCGAGTTGCAGGCCGGTCCGGTGGCCTGGCCGCTGATCGTCGAGCGCCGCCTGCCCAAGGGCGATGCGCTGGTGATGGCGGAAGTGGCCGGGCTGCAGGGCGCCAAGCAGGCTTCGGCACTGATGCCGCTGTGCCACCCGCTGCCGCTGGAGCTGGTGCGCGTGCACTGCGAGCCGGTGGCCGAGCGACTGGCGATCCGGGTCTATTGCGAGGTGGCGACCGAGGCGCGCACCGGGGTGGAGATGGAGGCGCTGGCCGGCGTCAACGCCGCGCTGCTGACGCTGTACGACCTGAGCAAGCCGGTCGAGCCGGCGCTGGCGATCGGCGGCATCCGGCTGCTGTTCAAGGAGGGCGGCAAGAGCGGCCTGTGGCGGCACCCGGAAGGCATGAGCGAGGCGGAGCAGGCGCACTACCGCCCGCGCGACATCGCGCGCCTGCAGGGCGTGCCATGCGCCGTGGTCACGCTCAGCGACCGCGCGCACGAGGGCAGCTACGAGGATCGCTCCGGCCCGCTGCTGGTGGAAGGCCTGCGCCAGCTGGGCGCGCAGGTGGACCACGTCGAGGTGCTGCCCGATGGCGTGCAGCCGCTGGCCGCGCACCTGCGCGCGCTGGCCGAGGCGCAGGTGCGCCTGTGCCTGTGCACCGGCGGCACCGGATTGGGTCCGCGCGACCTCACGCCCGAGGCACTGGCGCAGGTGGCCGATCGCCGGGTCGACGGGCTGGCCGAGATGCTGCGCAGCGAGAGCGCGCGGCATACGCCGCTGGCATGGCTGAGTCGGGCCGAGGCGGTGCAGGTGGGACGCATGCTGGTGCTGGCGATGCCGGGCAGCCCGCGGGCGGCAGGCCAGGGCCTGGCGATCGTGGGGCCGCTGCTGGCGCATGCGCTGGCCATGATGAACGGCGAGGGCCACCCGTGA
- the moeB gene encoding molybdopterin-synthase adenylyltransferase MoeB encodes MSVPTNRDSWLEQLRRRIPEVSPAQALAQQALGALLIDVREDAERAGGLPAHALGLSRGHLELRIEDVQGDRERPVLLLCASGQRSLLAAESLQRLGYRQVSSVAGGFARWKAEGLPIAAGTLDPDAAERYARQLQLAPVGERGQARLGAARVAIVGAGGLGSPAALYLAAAGVGQLTLIDNDTVERSNLHRQVVHADARVGMAKTESARMTLQALNPRIRVETRTERLDAGNVERLLAGHDLMLDGTDNFPTRYLLACASLRLKLPMIYGAVERFSGQLGVFDPRRDDSPCYRCLFPLPPSAADAPNCSEAGVLGVLPGIVGLLQATEALKLILGLGDSLVGQLLSIDALGMQFHKTRLPRNPDCPGCSPQASFAGYPQVAALCSSGDRPD; translated from the coding sequence ATGAGCGTCCCGACCAACCGCGACTCCTGGCTGGAACAGCTGCGCCGGCGCATACCGGAGGTTTCCCCGGCGCAGGCGCTGGCGCAACAGGCCCTGGGCGCGCTGCTGATCGACGTGCGCGAAGACGCCGAGCGCGCCGGCGGCCTGCCCGCCCATGCGCTGGGCCTGTCGCGCGGCCATCTCGAGCTGCGCATCGAAGACGTGCAGGGCGATCGCGAACGCCCCGTGCTGCTGCTGTGCGCCTCCGGGCAACGCTCGCTGCTCGCCGCCGAATCGCTGCAACGCCTCGGCTACCGTCAGGTGAGCTCGGTCGCCGGCGGGTTCGCGCGCTGGAAAGCCGAAGGCCTGCCCATCGCCGCCGGCACGCTCGACCCGGATGCCGCCGAGCGCTATGCACGCCAGCTGCAGCTGGCGCCGGTCGGCGAGCGCGGGCAGGCCCGCCTGGGCGCGGCCAGAGTGGCGATCGTGGGCGCCGGCGGGCTGGGCTCGCCGGCGGCGCTGTATCTCGCCGCCGCGGGCGTCGGCCAGCTCACCCTGATCGACAACGACACGGTGGAGCGCTCGAACCTGCACCGGCAAGTCGTCCACGCCGATGCGCGCGTGGGCATGGCCAAGACCGAGTCGGCGCGGATGACGCTGCAGGCGCTGAACCCGCGCATCCGCGTCGAGACGCGAACCGAACGGCTGGACGCCGGCAACGTGGAGCGGCTGCTGGCCGGCCACGACCTGATGCTCGACGGCACCGACAACTTTCCCACCCGCTACCTGCTGGCTTGTGCCTCGCTGCGCCTGAAGCTGCCGATGATCTACGGCGCGGTGGAGCGCTTCAGCGGGCAGCTCGGCGTGTTCGATCCGCGCCGCGACGATTCGCCGTGCTACCGCTGCCTGTTTCCGTTGCCGCCGTCCGCGGCCGACGCGCCCAATTGCAGCGAGGCGGGAGTGCTTGGCGTACTTCCCGGCATCGTCGGCCTGCTGCAGGCGACCGAGGCGCTGAAGCTGATCCTGGGCCTGGGCGATTCGCTGGTCGGCCAGTTGCTCAGCATCGATGCGCTGGGCATGCAGTTCCACAAGACGCGGCTGCCGCGCAATCCGGATTGCCCGGGCTGTTCGCCGCAGGCGTCATTCGCGGGCTACCCGCAGGTCGCGGCGCTGTGTTCGTCCGGCGATCGCCCGGACTGA
- the fabA gene encoding 3-hydroxyacyl-[acyl-carrier-protein] dehydratase FabA: MTRPSSFDYEQLRACGRGELFGDDNARLPSPPMLMFDRITQISEEGGAYGKGLIHAEMDVHPKLWFFDCHFIGDPVMPGCLGLDAMWQLSGFFLPWLGEPGRGRALGVGNVKFSGQVMPTAKLVRYEIDIRRVMRGKLRLVIADGKTFVDDRLIYEASDMRVGLFQTTEGF; this comes from the coding sequence ATGACACGTCCTTCCTCCTTCGACTACGAACAGCTGCGTGCCTGCGGTCGCGGCGAGCTGTTCGGCGACGACAACGCCCGTCTGCCTTCGCCGCCGATGCTGATGTTCGATCGCATCACGCAGATCTCCGAGGAAGGCGGTGCCTACGGCAAGGGTTTGATCCATGCCGAAATGGACGTCCATCCGAAGCTGTGGTTTTTCGACTGCCACTTCATCGGCGACCCGGTGATGCCCGGCTGCCTGGGCCTGGATGCGATGTGGCAGCTCAGCGGTTTCTTCCTGCCCTGGCTGGGCGAACCCGGTCGTGGCCGCGCACTCGGTGTGGGCAACGTGAAGTTCTCCGGCCAGGTGATGCCGACGGCCAAGCTGGTGCGCTACGAGATCGACATCCGCCGCGTGATGCGCGGCAAGCTGCGGCTGGTGATCGCCGACGGCAAGACCTTCGTCGACGATCGCCTGATCTACGAGGCCAGCGACATGCGCGTGGGCCTGTTCCAGACCACCGAGGGTTTTTGA
- the moaA gene encoding GTP 3',8-cyclase MoaA, protein MQTLVDHHGRSFPYLRLSLTEACNYRCAYCLPDGYQANGRPVFLVLEEIRRLVRGFAALGMSKIRLTGGEPSLRKDLPAIIAAVAAVPGIRRIALTTNGCRLPRLVRGWREAGLTALNVSLDSLDAARYLDITGHDRFAEVTEGIEQALALGFEAVKINAVLLRGRNDDELPAWLDYLRGRDVALRFIELMQTGENREFFERHHLRAEGLQRQLLADGWVLRPRAADAGPALEYAHPDYRGRIGVIAPYARDFCAGCNRLRVTARGDLRLCLFGNFGVSLRPLLQSDDDHDALVAHIATQLGLKAAGHGLHQGLTGITPHLASIGG, encoded by the coding sequence GTGCAGACCCTGGTTGACCATCATGGACGCTCATTTCCCTACCTGCGCCTGTCGTTGACCGAGGCGTGCAATTATCGCTGCGCGTATTGCCTGCCCGACGGCTACCAGGCGAACGGCCGGCCCGTCTTCCTCGTCCTCGAGGAAATCCGGCGGCTGGTGCGCGGGTTTGCCGCGCTGGGCATGAGCAAGATCCGCCTGACCGGCGGCGAGCCCAGCCTGCGCAAGGACCTGCCGGCGATCATCGCCGCCGTGGCCGCGGTGCCCGGCATCCGCCGGATCGCGCTGACCACCAACGGCTGCCGCCTGCCGCGGCTGGTGCGCGGCTGGCGCGAGGCGGGGCTGACCGCGCTCAATGTCAGCCTCGACAGCCTCGATGCCGCGCGTTACCTGGACATCACCGGACACGACCGTTTCGCCGAGGTCACCGAGGGCATCGAGCAGGCGCTTGCGCTGGGCTTCGAGGCGGTGAAGATCAACGCGGTACTGCTGCGCGGGCGCAACGACGACGAGCTTCCCGCCTGGCTGGACTACCTGCGCGGGCGCGATGTCGCGCTGCGCTTCATCGAGCTGATGCAAACCGGCGAGAACCGCGAGTTCTTCGAGCGCCACCACCTGCGCGCCGAGGGCTTGCAGCGGCAGTTGCTGGCCGACGGCTGGGTGTTGCGACCGCGCGCGGCGGACGCCGGGCCGGCGCTCGAATATGCGCATCCGGACTATCGCGGCCGCATTGGCGTGATCGCGCCGTATGCCCGCGATTTCTGCGCCGGCTGCAATCGGCTGCGGGTCACCGCGCGCGGCGACCTGCGCCTGTGCCTGTTCGGCAATTTCGGCGTTTCGTTGCGGCCGCTGTTGCAGTCCGACGACGACCACGACGCGCTGGTGGCGCACATCGCCACCCAGCTCGGCCTGAAGGCCGCCGGCCACGGCCTGCATCAGGGACTGACCGGCATCACGCCGCACCTGGCCTCGATCGGAGGATGA
- the deoC gene encoding deoxyribose-phosphate aldolase, with the protein MPVSDDPHSPRALAARLLSLLDLTSLGESDTPAQIEALCASALAAPVLPAALCVYPEHVAGARRHLQGSTIKLATVVNFPDGGGDPARVEREAQRALAAGADEIDLVLPYRALLAGDAAVAGAVVRACRAVCGDGIVLKLIVESGELGTPEHIRQACAIGLEAGVDFLKTSTGKVPVNASLAAAAVMLDAIAEAGGRCGFKAAGGIRTLADAAAYLDLAEARLGPGWSDPAHFRIGASALFGALVAAASAAS; encoded by the coding sequence ATGCCCGTGTCCGACGACCCCCACAGCCCGCGCGCCCTGGCGGCGCGTCTGTTGTCCCTGCTTGACCTGACCAGCCTGGGCGAGAGCGACACGCCGGCGCAGATCGAGGCGTTGTGCGCGAGCGCGCTGGCCGCGCCGGTGCTGCCGGCGGCGTTGTGCGTCTATCCAGAGCACGTGGCCGGCGCGCGGCGCCACTTGCAGGGCAGCACGATCAAGCTGGCGACGGTGGTGAATTTCCCCGATGGCGGCGGCGACCCGGCCCGGGTGGAGCGCGAAGCGCAGCGGGCGCTGGCGGCCGGCGCCGACGAGATCGACCTGGTGCTGCCGTACCGCGCGCTGCTGGCCGGCGACGCGGCCGTCGCCGGCGCGGTGGTGCGCGCCTGCCGCGCCGTCTGCGGCGACGGCATCGTGCTCAAGCTGATCGTCGAGAGCGGCGAGCTGGGTACGCCCGAACACATCCGTCAGGCGTGTGCGATCGGGCTCGAGGCCGGCGTGGATTTCCTCAAGACCTCCACCGGCAAGGTGCCGGTCAACGCGAGCCTGGCGGCCGCGGCGGTGATGCTCGATGCGATCGCCGAGGCGGGTGGGCGCTGCGGCTTCAAGGCGGCCGGCGGCATCCGCACGCTGGCCGATGCGGCCGCCTACCTGGACCTGGCCGAAGCCCGGCTCGGCCCGGGCTGGAGCGACCCGGCCCATTTCCGGATCGGCGCCAGCGCGCTGTTCGGCGCGCTGGTCGCGGCAGCCTCGGCGGCGTCGTGA
- a CDS encoding phosphopentomutase encodes MTRAIWLVCDSLGLGAAPDAAAYGDLGADTFGHIAAACVAAARGPLRLPQFSRLGLPQAHAAIHGQAAPGFVGLPAPEGLWGHAVERARGKDTPSGHWETAGVVLTQPFGVFGQAEHSFPPALLQALVTQGDVPGVLGNCHASGTEIIQRLGAEHLRNGCPIVYTSADSVFQIAAHEQAFGLERLYRLCELARALLADYHIGRVIARPFVGDAETGFSRTVHRRDYALPPPAPTLFDALQAAGGEVIAIGKIDDIFAHRGVSRVVHAYGHDALFDATLAAMAQAGAHSLIATNFVDFDMLYGHRRDVLGYAAALEALDARLPELLQALQPGDLLVVSADHGCDPVWPGSDHTRECIPVLAFAPGLAPRALGRRDSFADIGQSMASHLGLPPLAAGRSFLSPA; translated from the coding sequence ATGACCCGCGCGATCTGGCTGGTGTGCGATTCGCTGGGGCTCGGCGCCGCGCCCGATGCCGCCGCCTACGGCGACCTGGGCGCCGACACCTTTGGCCACATCGCCGCCGCGTGTGTCGCCGCGGCCCGCGGCCCGCTGCGCCTGCCGCAGTTCAGCCGGCTCGGCCTGCCGCAGGCGCATGCCGCGATCCACGGGCAGGCGGCGCCGGGCTTCGTCGGGCTGCCTGCGCCCGAGGGCCTGTGGGGCCATGCGGTGGAGCGCGCGCGCGGCAAGGACACGCCGTCGGGGCACTGGGAAACCGCCGGCGTGGTGCTGACGCAGCCGTTCGGGGTCTTCGGGCAGGCCGAGCATTCGTTCCCGCCCGCCCTGCTGCAGGCCCTGGTGACGCAGGGCGACGTGCCCGGCGTGCTCGGCAATTGCCATGCCTCCGGCACCGAGATCATCCAGCGCCTCGGCGCGGAGCATCTACGCAACGGCTGTCCGATCGTCTACACCTCGGCCGATTCGGTGTTCCAGATCGCCGCCCACGAGCAGGCGTTCGGCCTGGAGCGCCTGTACCGCCTGTGCGAGCTGGCACGCGCGTTGCTTGCCGACTACCACATCGGCCGGGTGATCGCGCGGCCGTTCGTCGGCGACGCGGAAACCGGCTTCAGCCGCACCGTGCACCGGCGCGACTATGCGCTGCCGCCGCCCGCGCCGACCCTGTTCGACGCGCTGCAGGCGGCCGGCGGCGAGGTGATTGCGATCGGCAAGATCGACGACATCTTTGCCCACCGCGGCGTGTCGCGGGTGGTGCACGCGTACGGCCACGACGCCCTGTTCGACGCCACGCTGGCGGCGATGGCGCAGGCCGGCGCGCACAGCCTGATCGCGACCAACTTCGTCGATTTCGACATGCTGTACGGCCACCGGCGCGACGTGCTCGGCTACGCCGCGGCACTGGAAGCGCTGGACGCGCGGCTGCCGGAGCTGCTGCAGGCGCTGCAGCCGGGCGACTTGCTGGTGGTCAGCGCCGACCACGGTTGCGACCCGGTCTGGCCGGGCAGCGACCACACCCGCGAATGCATCCCGGTGCTGGCGTTCGCGCCGGGGTTGGCGCCGCGTGCGCTGGGCCGGCGCGACAGCTTTGCCGACATCGGCCAGAGCATGGCCAGCCACCTCGGCCTGCCGCCGCTGGCGGCCGGCCGCAGCTTCCTTTCTCCCGCATGA
- the fabB gene encoding beta-ketoacyl-ACP synthase I, whose product MRRVVVTGMGIVSCLGNLPATVARALRDGRSGIQAIPEYIERGLRSHVAGVPQIDLDAAIDRKLKRFMGDAAAYAYVAMRSAIADAGLAIEHIRHPRSGVIAGSGGGSAQWQIETGDILREKGVRKIGPYMVPRTMCSTVSASLATAFGILGLSYSISAACATSAHCIGAAADLIRHGAQDVMFAGGGEEEHWGMTAQFDAMGALSSHHNDTPATASRPYDTGRDGFVIAGGGGMLVLEEYEHAKARGAHIHAELVGYGVTSDGAEMVAPSGEGAVRCMRMALAGVDAPVDYLNTHGTATPLGDIVELNAVREVFGEAVPPLSSTKALTGHSLGAASVHEAIYSLLMLNEGFMAGSAHIDELDPRAEGFPILRESRPAQLATVMSNSFGFGGTNASLVFAKA is encoded by the coding sequence ATGCGTCGTGTCGTAGTGACGGGCATGGGCATCGTGTCGTGCCTGGGCAATCTTCCGGCCACGGTGGCACGCGCGCTGCGCGACGGCCGCAGCGGCATCCAGGCGATCCCGGAGTACATCGAGCGCGGCCTGCGCAGCCACGTGGCGGGCGTGCCGCAGATCGATCTTGATGCCGCGATCGACCGCAAGCTGAAGCGCTTCATGGGTGACGCCGCGGCCTATGCCTACGTGGCGATGCGTTCGGCGATCGCCGACGCGGGGCTGGCCATCGAGCACATCCGCCATCCGCGCAGCGGCGTGATCGCCGGTTCCGGCGGCGGTTCGGCACAGTGGCAGATCGAGACCGGCGACATCCTGCGCGAGAAGGGCGTGCGCAAGATCGGCCCGTACATGGTGCCGCGCACGATGTGCTCGACCGTGTCCGCCTCGCTGGCCACCGCGTTCGGCATCCTGGGGCTGAGCTATTCGATCTCCGCGGCCTGCGCCACCTCGGCGCACTGTATCGGCGCTGCCGCCGACCTGATCCGCCACGGCGCGCAGGACGTGATGTTCGCCGGCGGCGGCGAGGAAGAACACTGGGGCATGACCGCGCAGTTCGATGCGATGGGCGCGCTGTCCAGCCACCACAACGATACGCCGGCCACCGCCTCGCGTCCCTATGACACCGGTCGCGACGGCTTCGTCATCGCCGGCGGCGGCGGCATGCTGGTGCTGGAAGAGTACGAGCACGCGAAGGCGCGCGGCGCACACATCCATGCCGAGCTGGTCGGCTACGGCGTCACCTCCGACGGTGCCGAGATGGTGGCGCCGTCGGGCGAGGGCGCGGTGCGCTGCATGCGGATGGCGCTGGCCGGCGTGGACGCGCCGGTCGACTACCTCAACACCCATGGCACCGCCACGCCGCTGGGCGACATCGTCGAACTCAATGCGGTGCGCGAAGTATTCGGCGAGGCGGTGCCGCCGCTGTCCTCGACCAAGGCGCTGACCGGCCATTCGCTCGGCGCGGCCAGCGTGCACGAGGCGATCTACAGCCTGCTGATGCTCAACGAGGGCTTCATGGCCGGCTCGGCCCACATCGACGAACTCGATCCGCGCGCCGAGGGCTTCCCGATCCTGCGCGAGAGCCGCCCGGCGCAGTTGGCCACGGTGATGTCGAACAGCTTCGGCTTCGGCGGCACCAACGCCAGCCTGGTGTTCGCCAAGGCGTGA
- the trhA gene encoding PAQR family membrane homeostasis protein TrhA, whose translation MSPTRTATIARPQSWREELANSLSHGLGLLLAIAGLPVLVVRADHLDSGYAMAGALSFGGSAVLLYLASTLYHAMAHPKAKAVLRALDHAAIYLLIAGTYTPITLGVLRGGWGWGLFGLVWGLALAGMLFKALGGMRFPHVSTALYLAMGWVGLIAIHPLWVRMEAGGLAWLAAGGLAYSLGVVFFVLDERLRYGHFIWHLFVLAGTTCHFFAVLFYAF comes from the coding sequence ATGTCACCGACCCGCACCGCCACGATCGCCCGGCCGCAGAGCTGGCGCGAGGAACTGGCCAACAGCCTCAGCCACGGGCTGGGCCTGCTGCTGGCCATCGCCGGCCTGCCGGTGCTGGTGGTGCGGGCCGATCACCTCGACAGCGGTTATGCGATGGCCGGTGCGCTCAGTTTCGGCGGCAGCGCGGTGCTGCTGTACCTGGCCTCGACGCTGTACCACGCGATGGCGCATCCGAAGGCCAAGGCGGTCCTGCGCGCGCTCGATCATGCGGCGATCTACCTGCTGATCGCGGGAACCTACACGCCGATCACGCTGGGCGTGTTGCGCGGCGGCTGGGGCTGGGGGCTGTTCGGCCTGGTCTGGGGCCTGGCCCTGGCCGGCATGTTGTTCAAGGCGCTGGGCGGGATGCGTTTCCCGCACGTGTCCACCGCGCTGTACCTGGCCATGGGCTGGGTCGGCCTGATCGCGATCCACCCGCTGTGGGTGCGCATGGAAGCGGGCGGGCTGGCCTGGCTGGCCGCCGGCGGGCTGGCCTACAGCCTGGGCGTGGTGTTCTTCGTGCTGGACGAAAGGCTGCGCTACGGCCATTTCATCTGGCACCTGTTCGTGCTGGCCGGCACCACCTGCCACTTCTTCGCCGTGCTGTTCTACGCGTTCTGA
- a CDS encoding thymidine phosphorylase, translated as MSAQRATGLIRCKRDGGQLDASQLRAVAQGIGSGAWSEGQIAAFAMAVAWRGMSTPECRQFTLALRDSGQCLRWDHLPGPTLDKHSTGGVGDGVSLLLAPLLAACGGYVPMISGRGLGHTGGTLDKLESLAGYDVHPSTARLRQVVEEVGCAIVGQGDELVPADRRLYAVRDVTATVDVADLMVASILSKKLAGGARVLVLDIKTGNGAQLPGMAAARALAGRMLAVAEGSGLDLRVVYSDMDQLLGREAGNALELRAVLDLLCSRGDNPRLLSLTLELAAALLCTGGLADDRNDAERRLRRALDTGEAAERFARMVVALGGPADLLQRADVHLARAPIQREVRSPGSGYVVAVDVRALGQAVVELGGGRSRPGQALDHAVGLAEVLGCGSAVEAGQPLAIIHARRADDAEAVQRRVACAFRITSEMPPSRPLWQWHVPAERVA; from the coding sequence GTGAGCGCGCAGCGTGCCACCGGCCTGATCCGCTGCAAGCGCGATGGCGGCCAGCTCGATGCCAGCCAGCTGCGTGCGGTGGCGCAGGGAATCGGCAGCGGCGCCTGGAGCGAAGGCCAGATCGCGGCATTCGCGATGGCGGTGGCGTGGCGCGGCATGAGCACGCCGGAGTGCCGCCAGTTCACCTTGGCGCTGCGCGATTCCGGCCAGTGCCTGCGCTGGGATCACCTGCCCGGGCCGACGCTGGACAAGCACTCCACCGGCGGCGTGGGCGACGGCGTGAGCCTGCTGCTGGCGCCGCTGCTGGCGGCCTGCGGCGGCTACGTGCCGATGATCTCCGGCCGCGGCCTGGGGCATACCGGCGGCACCCTCGACAAGCTGGAAAGCCTGGCCGGCTACGACGTGCATCCTTCCACCGCGCGTCTGCGCCAGGTGGTGGAGGAGGTCGGCTGCGCCATCGTCGGCCAGGGCGACGAGCTGGTGCCGGCCGATCGCCGGCTGTACGCAGTGCGCGATGTCACCGCCACGGTGGACGTGGCCGACCTGATGGTGGCCTCGATCCTCTCCAAGAAACTCGCCGGCGGCGCCCGCGTGCTGGTGCTGGACATCAAGACCGGCAACGGCGCCCAGCTGCCGGGGATGGCGGCTGCCCGCGCGCTGGCCGGGCGCATGCTGGCGGTTGCCGAAGGCAGCGGCCTCGACCTGCGGGTCGTGTACAGCGACATGGACCAGTTGCTGGGCCGCGAGGCGGGCAATGCGCTGGAACTGCGCGCCGTGCTCGACCTGCTGTGCAGTCGCGGCGACAACCCGCGCCTGCTCAGCTTGACCCTGGAGCTGGCCGCTGCGTTGCTCTGCACGGGCGGCCTGGCCGACGATCGGAACGATGCGGAACGGCGCCTGCGCCGCGCGCTGGACACGGGCGAGGCGGCCGAGCGCTTCGCGCGCATGGTGGTCGCCCTGGGCGGGCCGGCGGATCTGCTGCAGCGAGCGGACGTCCATCTGGCCAGGGCACCGATCCAACGCGAGGTTCGTTCGCCCGGCTCCGGCTACGTGGTGGCGGTGGATGTACGCGCGCTGGGCCAGGCGGTGGTCGAGCTGGGCGGCGGCCGCAGCCGGCCGGGCCAGGCACTGGACCACGCGGTAGGCCTGGCCGAGGTGCTCGGCTGCGGCAGCGCCGTCGAGGCCGGTCAGCCGCTGGCGATCATCCACGCCCGCCGCGCCGACGATGCCGAGGCGGTGCAGCGCAGGGTGGCCTGCGCCTTCCGGATCACCTCCGAGATGCCGCCGAGCCGGCCGCTGTGGCAATGGCACGTGCCGGCGGAGCGTGTTGCATGA